CATCGAGGAGACTGCTCTGAGTCGCCGCCAGCTTGTTTTCCTGCTCGATCTGTTCTTTCACCTCCCCGCGGAGTATACAGATATGTTTGGGGGCGCTGATACCTATCCGTGTGAATTTTCGCGAAACATCGAGGATTGTTACAACGATATCTGACCCGATGTGAATCGTTTCTCCTGACTTTCGGGACAAAACGAGCATTAAGTACCTCCTTAATAAGCTGCCCGGCGGATTCTCAATCATGAATCGCCGCCATAAATCATGATCCGGAAGTAATATCTAGTGAACGGAGCTGTGGACGCGTCAGTTGATCCGGTATCATCCGGCCCCTTAATTAAACTACAACGTTTATTACCAAACTTCAAAGAAAAACTTCATACACTGCCATAAATGATACAAATCAGGATTTTTTATATGATTTATTCCGAACTATGCATATGATTTATTAGAACACGGATTTTCGCGGATTGTACGGATATACACGGATTTGAATTTATTTTCTTTCAGATGTGAACAGTAAATTATTTCCGATTACCGTATAAATAAACATGTAATATTTTTTGTAACAATGAGGTTTTACAGAAAAGTTTTTTTATAAAACGGGTAAAACATAATGTTCAAAGAGTTGTTGCCGTTCTGTTCCATATTGTTTATATTGTACTTTTAAGGAATTTTTAACGAGAAACCGTATAACGGAGTTTTGCATTGACCGGTTCATTAGAGATAACTGCTTACAGATTAATCCTCAATTCCACTCTTTTTACAAAAGGGATTCTTTCCCTGCTTCTGTTTTTTT
This genomic window from bacterium contains:
- the csrA gene encoding carbon storage regulator CsrA, yielding MLVLSRKSGETIHIGSDIVVTILDVSRKFTRIGISAPKHICILRGEVKEQIEQENKLAATQSSLLDGLIKLGSLWHDDSEADDGTSNR